A region of the Nocardia asteroides genome:
GTTCGGACCGCGCGTCGGCGTAGCGCGCCGCGGTCGCGTCCCACTTGGCCCAGAAGTTGTCGTCGCGCCGCTGCAGTACAGCGAGGACAAGGTCGTCCTTGGTGGGGAACCATCGATACAGGCTCGCCTTCGCCATCCCCGCCCGTCGCACGACCTCATCGACACCGATGGCGCGTACACCGTGGTCGTAGAAGAGTTCGGACGCGATGCCGACGAGCTTGTCGCGCACCCCGATACCGCGTAGCTGCTTGGGCTTCTCGCTCACGCACGCTCCTGCGTGTTCACCACGATCGCGGCCTTGCCGAAGCCGCGGCGATCCTGGACCCATCGCTGGGCATCGGCAGCGTGGGAGAGGTCGAACTCGGCGCCGACCACGACGCGAACCGCGCCCGAATCGACCAGCTCCGCGATCCCCGCGAGTGCCGCGGGGTCGGGTTCCACCAAGCATGAGGCCGCGCGGATACCCCGCTGCGCCGCAACGGCTTGGTATCCCTTGATCGACCATGCGGTCGCCAAGGCGATCGCGCCGCCGGGCGTCACGCGATCGAACAGCGAGGCGCCGAAATCGTGTCCCACCAGATCCAGCACAGCGTCGACCTTCCCGATCGCCGTGACAGCATCCCGATCGGTGTAGTCCACGCAGGTGTGCGCACCCAATTCGTGCAGTGTGGCGTGGTGATCGGGGCTCGCCAGGGCGGTGACCGTGGCGCCGCGCGCGAGGGCCAATTGCACCGCGACGTGACCCACGCCGCCGGAAGCTCCACCGACCAGAACGTGCCGACCGGCACGTGCCCCGACAGCGTCGAGCATCTGCCACGCCGTCAGCGCGGCCATCGGCAAGCACGCCGCCTCCGCGAAGGACGCCGACCTCGGCATCGGCACCAAGTGATACGCGGGAACGGTCATGTATTCGGCGTACGTGCCCGCGGGATAGGGAAACCAGGCCAGTCCGTAGAGGCGGTCGCCAACGGCATGGCGGGTTACTCCGTAGCCCACCGCATCCACCACACCGGCGACGTCCCATCCGGGGATGCAGGGCAGCCGCATGGACTGCTCGTAACCGGCGTTACGGCCGGTGTGCATGTCGATCGGATTTACGCTGGTCGCCCGCACCGCGATGCGGACTTCCCCGGCGGCAGGCTCCGGCCGTGGGACGTCGGCGATCTCCAGTGGGGATCCCCAGTGCTCGTGCCGGGCCGCGCGCATCGTTGTCCTGCTCGGCCGGCGAGCACCGACGATCATGACGCCCGAACCAGGGCGGTAGCGTCGACGCCGCACTGGCGCGCGACGCCGGCGACGTCGAAGTGGAAGCTCTCCCAGCTCACCCGACCGTCGCGGAGCCGACACAGGATGAAGACCGGCACCGAGACCCGGTTGCCGTTCGGCACCGCGCCACCGAAGGTGAACGCCGGAGTGAAAGCGATCTCGCCCCAGCAGCACAGCGTCTCACCATCGAGCCCGTGACCATCCAGCCGGACCTCGTAGTCCGGAGCGAACGCGAACCGCCCCGTGATCGCGCCTTCGATCTCGGCGCCGGCATCGCCTACCTTCGCCCCCTGCCTCGATGGGCACTCCACCCGCCGGCTGTCGCGCTGCGGCCGGAATGGGCGCGTGGATGGTTCGATGTCTGGCCCGGCGGGATTTAGGTGATCATCATCCGCGGGGAATGCCGCGACGACATCCACGGAGCCTTCCCCGGCCGCGCCACCTGTGTCATCTGCTACCGCCATGTCCGATGATTTCGTGGATAAGTTCTGTCCGATGAGCGCCGATGAGTTTCGAGCGTGTAGGAGGTCTACCCGTCATGAGGAAACTGATCTACGGGTTCAGTGTGTCCCTGGACGGCTACATCAACGATCGCGACGGCAGCATCGACTGGACCAACCCGGACGAGGAGCTGCACCAGTTCCACAACGACCGCTACCGCGAGATCGAGGTGTCGCTGCACGGCCGTCGCCTGTACGAGCTGATGGCCGAGTACTGGCCGCACGTGCCCGAGGACGCGCCGCGCATCGAGCGTGAGTTCGCCACGCTCTGGACGGAGAAGCCGAAGGTCGTCTTTTCCCGCACACTCACCGAGGTCCACTGGAACAGCACGCTGGTCAGCGAGAACGCGGTCGAGGAGGTCCGCAGGCTCAAGGCCGGAGGCTCTGGCGTCATGGAGGTCGGTGGCGCGAGCCTCGCGGCCTCGCTGATACCCCACGGGCTCATCGACGAGTACCAGCTGTTCGTCTTGCCCGTGGCACTCGGCGGCGGCACACCGCTCTTTCCACCGTTGGACAAGCGCATCCAGCTCCGATTGGTAGAGACGAGGCACTTCGACACCGCGGTGATGCTGCGCTATATCGCCGGCTGAGGTTCTTTCGACCGCAGCAGCCCCACTACCGGACACACGCGGCGCCGGCTCTTTCCCGAGCGCGAAGGTGTGGTGCCGCAATGGGTGTCCAGCATCGTCGAAGCCGATTCATCGACATCACGCGAGGGTCGGTGGAGAATAACGCCGATGCCACGGTCCGTATGTGCACCGAGTAGGGCGGCCGCGGAGGCTCCGACTACCTCGACTGTGGAACCAACACCTACATCACAACAACTATCGAAGCTGCGTTTTCACAACCTTGCTCGCAGGGCCCGAACCGCGCATCGCCGGGGTAGATCGCGGTTCTAATCGTCGACTCAGGGTGTGGGTATGAAGTCGAGGTCGCGGAGGAGGTTTCGGAGCAATCCGTTGGCGCCGACGCCGAGGGCTGAGCTGAGCAGCATTCCGACTCCGACATCCTGTGGTGTGGCTGTCGGTAGCCAGGAGATGGTTTCGGGTGGGTGATTGACCTTCGACGTCCTGAACTGCCCTACGGGGGACTCTCCCGCGAAGAGGGTGGCGCGCTTGGGTCCGATTGGGATAAGCCGGTACGTGACTCCTCGCACGAGCGCTTCGCATCGGTACGTGCGTCGTCGCAGGCCGCGCTTACCCGCCGAGATGACCGCCCGATCGCTCTCGACCATGAGCGTCACGCTGCGTCGGTTGGTCGCAAGGATCCTTGGTGGCGCCACGCTCGTAGCGAGTCGGCGCGGCAGGCCTTCGTCTTGTACGGTCAGCCGCGGCGCGCCGACAACTTCGACCGTGATACTTCGCGGATACCACAGCTCGGTGAATCGTGCGGCACCGAACCGGCTATGGGTCGGAACCGACCGCAGTGTCGGCTCGGAGGGTAACTCCGGCCCCGTAACCGCCCGTTTCAGGCTCTTCCACATTCAGCGCTCCTGCAATCGAGAACTTTGATCGGCACTGCCGAGCAAGTATTGACATCGACGGTATCCCAACTATCGGGAAGGCTCCGGGGGCTCGATGCTGGGCGGGAAGGTACGTCCCCTGCTAGAAGCACTCGGCGGTGCTAGCGAGTGCACCGATTGCCTCGGGGCACGGATTCGCGAACTCATAACACGGGGCCGCCCCACCTGCTATGTCCGATCGCTTTTGTCGGCCGCGTTGGCGCGGTTGGCGGTGACGGCCCGTTCGAGCAGCGTCGGGTCGGCGAGTCTGTCAGGGTGTTCGAGCATGAACGTTACGTCCCGGAAG
Encoded here:
- a CDS encoding NADP-dependent oxidoreductase, producing MIVGARRPSRTTMRAARHEHWGSPLEIADVPRPEPAAGEVRIAVRATSVNPIDMHTGRNAGYEQSMRLPCIPGWDVAGVVDAVGYGVTRHAVGDRLYGLAWFPYPAGTYAEYMTVPAYHLVPMPRSASFAEAACLPMAALTAWQMLDAVGARAGRHVLVGGASGGVGHVAVQLALARGATVTALASPDHHATLHELGAHTCVDYTDRDAVTAIGKVDAVLDLVGHDFGASLFDRVTPGGAIALATAWSIKGYQAVAAQRGIRAASCLVEPDPAALAGIAELVDSGAVRVVVGAEFDLSHAADAQRWVQDRRGFGKAAIVVNTQERA
- a CDS encoding dihydrofolate reductase family protein, with the protein product MRKLIYGFSVSLDGYINDRDGSIDWTNPDEELHQFHNDRYREIEVSLHGRRLYELMAEYWPHVPEDAPRIEREFATLWTEKPKVVFSRTLTEVHWNSTLVSENAVEEVRRLKAGGSGVMEVGGASLAASLIPHGLIDEYQLFVLPVALGGGTPLFPPLDKRIQLRLVETRHFDTAVMLRYIAG